The sequence cttATAATTTAtcaaatccaaagatattcaatttaacTGGAACCAATGAAGTAATTTTCTGTTGAGTCTAATcgattgtttcagctctagttCAGAGAAAAGTAAATTTGTGTAATCACCGATGAGCTGTTTAAACACCTTCATGGCTCTCAGTCATGTAGTTGAGCTCAATGGACACACTTGTGCATCACTTACTTGCGGAGTTGATTGAAGGTCGAGGTTTGGGTTGCAGCAGGCGAATGTGCAGTGTGTTAcgcttttaacaaaataaataaactgtagtTTGATGCATCCATCAAAGTACGCAAAGAAAAACTTTATTCAACATCAAAAACTAAAGTGAAATAAACGTAATCCTCTGGCATACAGCTTGCTTGAGAGCAGTTGAAATAGAAAAACAATTCCTTCTCGGTGGCCTCATGTCACACACCTGTGTCTGCTTCTAAATGATGAGCACCTGGGAGAAGGTTGCCTTCagggctttctgccagaaagggTTTATTTAAACACAACCATCATCTTTttacctaaacttaaccaagtaggtttgttgcctaaacaaaaGGAGATGaaaaacttctcccatgtgtaAATGTGAGGGTCGCACAGTGATTGCATCATTTAAAACTCAAACTGCGACGCCTTGTagttctttaaaacaaacaaaaatggctCCCACAAACACAATAATCAGACATCTAAAATGTTGTATTCATATGGTTAAATTCCTTATATTCCTAAACTGCAGCAAGTGTTGGTTGTCAGTAATTGAAgccagagctgcaacgattaatcgattagttgtcagctattaaattaatctccaaCTACGTTGATAATCTTTAATTGGTTTGAGAAATTTCtttagaaaaaagtcaaaattctgattccagcttcttaaatgtgaatattttctggtttctttactcctctatgacagtaaactgaataactgagttgtggacaaaacaagacatttgaggacgtcatcttgggctttgggaaacactgatggacattttatagaccaaacaactaatcgattaatccagaaaaataatcaacagattaatcgacaatgaaaataatggttagtcgCAGCCCTATATTGAATCCCCATGAAATAAGGCCTCACTATCTGTAACATGTATATACTGTCCTGTGTCTGAGTAGACcatttgaagacattttcatactgtttatatttttataactgCATATTTAAAGAATGTTTTTGTCTAAGTTATATTCATTTAATGCACCAATAGTGCCTCTGAAGTACTCTGTGTAACGTATAAAACAGTCAAaagttctctttttttaatttaaaaatacaattcaTCAAGTAAACAAAGATGGTGGGATGGAACCTCCAGGAATTATTTAACCTTTAGACTAtttacatgttgttgtttttgttgctgaTGCATGCATCAACACGAACACATGACCACAGATAGAAACACACAGAGCCAGAATGATGTGAAAAGTCCCCTGGGTGGAGTGGgactgcagcagcagcgagcAGGGTGGAGCCAGAGGGGGCGATCGATAAATGCGGGCTGAGGAGTCCAAAGATGGAAGTTGCAGCTCCGCCGATCAGTCAGCTCCGCCGTCTGGTGATGCGGGAGGGCGGCTGGACGCCTCCTGGGAGCCGCCTGTCAATCACACTCCTCAGAGTCGTACTTAAAGTCCTGCATGATCTCACTCAGAGCCTCTTTGTTCTTGATGATCCTGGAAAACACAGTAGTTGttgtgtaaaagaaaaaaacatttatgaatGACAGTTTCTTTTACAACCAAAGGATAGTCTGTAGTGAGTGAGTGGCTGGGTCAGAACGCAGTAAGCGGAGGGGTGGTAATAGCTGCTCTTACTCGTGCTTGATCTCCTGAATCTCCTCTTGACAGCCTTCGTCCTCCGGGTGATCCTGGGCCCGCTGCCTGGCCAGCTGCAGCTTGGCTGTCTGTTGAGAAGGCACATCAGATAAGATTTATGCGAACCATTCATCAGAGGAGGACGGAGGGGGAGACAGAGGATGAACTCTGAGATAATAGGAGCTTTATGACAGTAGTGGCAGAAAGGCAGTTGAgttgatattaaaaaaaaaaaggagtgataCAAAAGTGCTACACATCACTTTCTGAACGCCAGATGTACGAGATGTGGACTGTTCAAGAATGTGGGAAGCACCGAGGCGGAACATTTTAACACCAAACTGTCCAATCAGGATGTGCGTCACAGACACACTGCAGCTCTCGTGTCACTGACTTGAAACAGAACCCAAATAATCCAATCAGAAGCATCATGCAGTTCTCCTCcatttataattaaaacatCTATGACTTGAGCTGCCAgcataataagaatcgttgcgtCCTTAGCATGATGGAGGTGAAACTGGTACTTTAAGCGAAAGAGAGattatgaaatgttttgtttaagaAGTCTGCCTCCTTGTGGTGAAACAGTGGAATTGTAtcaaacatgaaacaaaaagaGAGCTTGAAATAGAGGTCTaacatttagggctgtcaatcgatccaaatatttaatcgagattaatcccaaattaatgacacattttttttaactattcaaaatgaaccttaaagggagatttgtcaagaatttactcttatcaacatgggagtgggaaaatatgctttctttatgcaaatgtatgtatatatttattattggaaatcagttaacacaaaacaatgacaagtattgtccagaaaccctcacaggtactgtatatgctcaaatcataacatgtcaaactgcagcccaacaggcaacaacagctgtcagtgtgtcagtgtgctgacttgactatgacttgccccaaactgcatgtgattatcataaagtgggcatgtctgtaaaggggagactcgtgggtacccatagaacccattttcattcgcatatcttgaggtcagaggtcaagggacccctttgaaaatggccatgccagtgttTCCTTGCCAAattttagcataagtttggagcgttatttagcctcttttgcaacaagctagtatgacatggttgtttactgtcagaggagtaaagaaaccaggaaatattcacatttaagaagctggaatcagagaattttgactttttgtttcttaacaaaattactcaaaccgattatcaaaaaagttggcgattaattcaatagttgagaagtaatcgttgcagctctactgtttTCCGCACTTATTTACGAACccctttttaattcattatttggtctttatTATTACTTCTTTCCAGTATCTTattttaatatctgttaattGCCTCACAACCATTTGCATGTCTCTTTAGTTTTTCTGTACTaagatgtttgtgtgtatttatcatTGGTGTGGATCTAAAAATCTGCTGATTATATCACCTTCTATATGTAGAACAAGTGCACGttgttgaaaaataaagatGTCGGAGTACCACATTCAGTCCACTATCCCACAACATAGTATACACATATCATTATATAAATTTCCCTTGTCTTGTACgctgctgtttttctggatTTAATATAACAAAGGAAACATACAGCGTGTGTTTACGTACCAGTTCAagtttctgcttctctttgctCTGCAGCTTTTCAATGTGCTCAGAAAGCGCCGGCCTGTCAAACTCGTTGTGCAGCCtctccttgatctccagcactTCCTTGGAGATGCCGCAGAAGGCCTGTGTTATCTCATGGACCAGCTGCTTGTAGTGGTCGAAGTCATAATGGGGTCCTGTCCTCAAGTAGGCCTCATGTCCTCTGGAAGGCAGTAAAACAATACAGAGATGAATGAGGCGTACAATTTAGATTTCTGAAATAAAGGACAATGATCCCCGGAGACTGGAGGAAATGCCATTGCGTATAGTTATATGCAGTAACTTAACAACTTGATACAAACGTACTCGTCAAAGAGCTGATACGTCTCTACCCGCTCAGACTGAAGGTGGTAAAACCTCTGGATCAGGGCTTTAAAGTCTGTAAGGATCTACAGGGAGGAAATCACAGAAAGTTAACACATATCATTCATaaataacagaataataatTCATCCAAGCTGGATAACTattcatatattattattattttagagcTAATTTtgattgctttgttttttgttgttgttgtttttatataaatatgtattaataatgtataaatcccaaaatagcccatgaaataaggaataacccaacaacattattcattattcatattcaacatgaattattattagttattctcagacggatatcgctgtttgttgtgtgtagaggtgcctGTGTGTGAAGTAGTGTGGCAGCAGCGCTGTcccgaagctttgaataccttcaaatatttctcaccaaagcttcgaagcccaaaaaatggtattcgggacagccctaattattattattattattattattatattattattattattattattattattattattattattattatattattattattattattattattattattattattattatattattattattattattattattattattattattactgtcgTCATCACTTAAATCAATTAGAAATACCGTGCATATGAAAAAtatagtttaatttatttattttttcttatttaacctttattttacGAGGATATTTCTATTGAGATTTAATATCTCTTTTTCGGCGTAGtcataggtaaaaaaaaaagaaaaaaaagaagacatttcaCATAACAGAAACAAGTAACAAACAGCAAATTACATCAAACAATCAATTAGCAGTGTCTTCAGTAACAGGACATGTAAATCTTGCATGCTTATAAAATAATCTAAAGATGAGGGCGCAAAAACCAGAAGACCAAAGACAGTGTGGATTTGAGGAATGAGTTAAAGTATATGTAGATAAACCTTTGCAAATATTTATATccatattataataaattcaTTATGTTTTGGCCTTTGAACAGACTGAGTAAGCACTGTTTTCCAGTCAGAGCTCTCATAACTTGTaatttttgacatattatggcTAAATTCTTAAAGAAAATACCAGattattgatataatattgaATGTTACATTGTACTAGACTTGACAGGCTGTAATTAGTGTTCATCAAGAGGAAATAACATATAACAAATAAAGGCTTGTTACATGGCCCATCTGCTTTAGCTACAATAACAATCAGCTCATTAACCCTGATACTAATGGCACTAACTACAGCTACACTAGCTGCAACAGAAACAAGTGACAGacttaaaacaaacagcaaattACATCAAACAATGACTTAGCAGTGTTGTTCAGGAAAGAGACGTGTACATTCAGTGGTAACATAGTCCTTAATGCTGTTTTTAAATCTTCCatgctaaataaaataatgttgtttAAAGTGACTCTGTAGCTAACAACAACATGAGGGTGCAAAAAccaaatatttgcatttatattattctgaatttatttgtttattatgttTTGGCCTTTGAACAGACTAAGTAGACACCTTTTCCAGTCAGAGCTCTAATAACCTGAGATTTTTGACATATAATGGGCtacatttttaatgaaaatactaaattattgatataatattgaATGTTACATAGTACTAGAGTTGACTGGCTGTGATTAGTGATCATCAAGAGGAAAttacatatgacaaataaaggctTATTACATGGCCCAATCTGTTTTAGCTACAGTAAAGTTAAGTGTAACAATCAGTTCATTAAATCTAGTAATACTAATAGGAATTAGCAGTGTTGTTCAGTAACAGGACATGCTTATAAAATAATCTAGTTTAAAGTGACACCAAGATGAGGGTGCAAAAACCAAAAGACCAAAGACAGTGTGGGTTTGAGGAATTAGTTAAACTATATGTAGTTACACCTTTGCAAATattattatgaattaattattaattatggCTGAGACTGAGTAGGCACTCAGTCTCAGCACTGAGTAGGCACTCAGGATGAGTAGGCACTTTTTCCAGTCACAGCTCTCATAACCTGTGATTTTTTACATATTGTGGGCtaaattattttcttctttttttttaaacaatattttatttaattttaaatatatatacacatacagacacactaacaatattaataattaaattatacaatgaaatgtttagtcagacttttaaagaaagagagacatgacatttcatgtatttcacttatctaacaaagaaaataaaagataagacaaaataaacaaatagcTCAAAGAAGAAGAGCAATGGGCTAAATACTTAATGAAAATACTATATTATTGATGTAATATTGAATGTTACATTGTACTAGACTTGACTGGCTGTGATTAGTG comes from Sebastes fasciatus isolate fSebFas1 chromosome 5, fSebFas1.pri, whole genome shotgun sequence and encodes:
- the rex1bd gene encoding required for excision 1-B domain-containing protein yields the protein MILTDFKALIQRFYHLQSERVETYQLFDEGHEAYLRTGPHYDFDHYKQLVHEITQAFCGISKEVLEIKERLHNEFDRPALSEHIEKLQSKEKQKLELTAKLQLARQRAQDHPEDEGCQEEIQEIKHEIIKNKEALSEIMQDFKYDSEECD